Proteins encoded by one window of Lycium barbarum isolate Lr01 chromosome 11, ASM1917538v2, whole genome shotgun sequence:
- the LOC132617110 gene encoding cold-responsive protein kinase 1-like, producing MNCGCFGASTQRQDTRDTGGCSTTKTKKFSYSELRKATNNFHQSNKIGRGGFGTVYKGTLRSGIEVAVKPLSAESRQGLREFLTEIETISDVTHPNLVELIGYCLDGNNRILVYEYLDNTSLDRALFGSGTRNVQLDWETRAAICLGTATGLAYLHEELVPHIVHRDIKASNILLDKDYKPKIGDFGLAKLFPDNITHITTQIKGTTGYLAPEYVMGRQLTSKADVYSFGVLILETVSGRSSGSGTWQGQKLLLESAWQLYEEGKLLELVDPELGDFPEKEVLKYIKVALFCTQETANRRPMMSQVLDMLTKNIKLNENELTPPGFFQDSGGSSSTQLKLKSSESSTSHQMSSVPLTITQVTPR from the exons ATGAATTGCGGCTGCTTTGGTGCCTCAACTCAGCGTCAAGATACACGAGATACTGGAG GCTGCTCCACTACAAAGACAAAGAAATTTTCATATAGTGAATTACGAAAAGCAACCAACAACTTCCACCAAAGTAATAAAATAGGGCGAGGAGGTTTTGGGACAGTATACAAG GGAACTCTAAGAAGTGGAATAGAAGTTGCTGTGAAACCGCTTTCTGCTGAATCGAGGCAGGGGTTGCGTGAGTTTTTGACCGAGATTGAAACCATATCAGATGTCACACATCCCAATCTGGTTGAGTTGATTGGATACTGCCTTGATGGAAATAACCGGATCTTGGTCTATGAATATTTAGACAATACGAGCCTTGATCGAGCACTTTTTG GTTCCGGGACTAGGAATGTTCAATTAGACTGGGAGACAAGGGCTGCTATTTGCTTGGGTACTGCTACAGGTCTTGCTTATCTACATGAAGAACTAGTGCCACATATAGTGCACCGGGACATCAAAGCTAGTAATATACTGCTTGATAAGGATTATAAACCAAAAATTGGAGATTTTGGACTGGCAAAGCTTTTTCCAGACAATATCACTCACATCACCACACAGATAAAAGGAACGAC TGGCTATCTGGCACCCGAATATGTAATGGGCCGTCAATTAACGTCCAAGGCTGATGTTTACAGTTTTGGGGTCCTAATACTTGAAACAGTTAGTGGCAGGAGTAGTGGCAGTGGTACATGGCAAGGGCAGAAGTTACTCCTGGAATCG GCATGGCAGCTCTATGAAGAGGGAAAACTTTTGGAGTTGGTCGATCCAGAACTGGGCGATTTTCCAGAAAAAGAAGTCCTCAAGTACATCAAGGTAGCTCTCTTTTGCACACAAGAAACTGCAAATCGAAGACCGATGATGAGCCAGGTTCTTGACATGCTCACAAAAAACATCAAGCTAAATGAGAATGAACTCACACCACCAGGATTTTTCCAAGATTCGGGGGGTTCTAGTAGCACACAATTAAAACTGAAGTCATCTGAAAGCAGTACAAGTCATCAAATGAGTTCTGTACCTCTTACAATTACTCAGGTGACCCCTAGATAA
- the LOC132617987 gene encoding stem-specific protein TSJT1-like — protein MLTIFKSGVIDPPKELQSPASLQASIKAATPEETMKNFLSANPNNGFSIGFMDKAFLAYSNRASSYNTLQRMFCGVHDIYCIFLGNLNNLCALNKHYGLSKCANEAMLVSEAYRTLRDRGPYPAHEVLKDLEGSFGFVIYDHKADAVFVALGGDEKVKLFWGIAFDGSVMISDNVDHIKASCIKSFAPFPTGCMYHSETGLKSYEHPSYKMKAMPRVDSEGSMCGAYFKVDVYSKVNSMPRVGSAANWATWGQ, from the exons ATGTTGACAATATTCAAGAGTGGTGTTATTGATCCACCAAAGGAGTTACAAAGTCCAGCTTCATTACAAGCATCAATTAAAGCTGCAACACCTGAAGAAACTATGAAGAATTTCCTATCTGCAAATCCAAATAATGGTTTTTCTATTGGATTTATGGATAAAGCATTTTTGGCCTATTCTAATCGTGCTAGTTCATACAATACTTTGCAACG GATGTTCTGTGGTGTGCATGACATATACTGCATTTTCTTGGGAAATTTAAACAACCTATGTGCTCTAAACAAGCATTATGGGCTATCAAAGTGTGCTAATGAGGCCATGCTTGTAAGTGAGGCATATCGGACCCTCCGTGACAGAGGCCCATACCCGGCCCATGAAGTCCTCAAGGATCTTGAAGGTAGCTTTGGATTTGTGATATATGATCACAAGGCTGATGCAGTCTTTGTTGCCCTT GGTGGTGATGAAAAGGTGAAGCTCTTTTGGGGCATAGCATTTGATGGATCCGTGATGATATCTGATAATGTGGATCACATTAAAGCAAGTTGTATCAAATCATTTGCTCCCTTCCCAACCG GGTGCATGTACCATAGTGAAACAGGATTGAAGAGCTATGAGCATCCAAGTTACAAGATGAAAGCAATGCCAAGAGTTGACAGTGAAGGTTCAATGTGTGGAGCTTATTTCAAGGTTGATGTATACTCAAAAGTTAATAGCATGCCAAGAGTTGGTAGTGCAGCAAATTGGGCAACTTGGGGCCAGTAG